A window of the Fusarium fujikuroi IMI 58289 draft genome, chromosome FFUJ_chr09 genome harbors these coding sequences:
- a CDS encoding DAK2-Dihydroxyacetone kinase, with protein sequence MTLGKSFINGVANSVERSLRSCILHDPLLSLIASEKVLYRRTDQSNEKVILISGGGSGHEPAHAGYIGEGALDVVVAGEIFASPSASQILTGLQTVKSSKGSLMIVKNYTGDKLNFGLAAEKAKADGQKVEMVIVGDDVSVEGNTLVGQRGLAGTVFCHKIAGAKAAQGASLEQVTSTTRKAASQMATVAASLDRCSVPGRAIQGALPHGQLEFGMGIHNEPGVKREEITSLEVTVEKALSMMFIPKANMWQPGKGQRVALMVNNLGGLSVLEIGVVADEVVKQLAQRNIHIERSLVGTFITSLDGSGFSVTLLLLDDELTDLLDTPTTAPAWPRSIHGWATDAESVSKRETIVPVAEVNTRETGVKVPTSLVKVLIESVARTTARDEPKITEYDTLAGDGDCGETLLNGVTGLVKEFENDDAVSLDIGQIFRRTAITAERSMGGTSGAIYAIFLNAVANRLLELTVNSSSSTVSEFIQQALQSGLDELCRYTPARIGHRTLMDALIPFVKNYSLGGSLRAALVEARKGAESTRKMVAALGRASYVGQGRFDEEGGIPDPGALGVVSILEGLCDGLDIRAN encoded by the exons ATGACACTCG GAAAGAGCTTCATCAATGGCGTCGCCAACTCAGTCGAGCGAAGCCTCAGGAGTTGCATCCTCCACGACCCTTTGTTGAGTCTTATTGCATCAGAAAAAG TGCTCTACCGACGAACGGATCAAAGTAATGAAAAAGTCATCCTCATTTCCGGCGGCGGCTCCGGCCACGAACCCGCGCACGCAGGATACATCGGTGAGGGAGCATTGGACGTTGTGGTCGCTGGCGAGATCTTTGCCTCCCCTTCCGCTTCGCAGATCCTCACAGGCCTACAGACGGTTAAGTCGTCAAAAGG ATCGTTGATGATCGTCAAGAACTACACAGGCGACAAACTCAACTTCGGCCTCGCAGCAGAGAAGGCAAAGGCTGACGGACAGAAGGTCGAGATGGTCattgttggagatgatgtttcGGTCGAGGGAAACACACTTGTCGGTCAGCGTGGTCTCGCGGGAACAGTCTTCTGCCATAAGATCGCTGGCGCAAAGGCAGCTCAGGG AGCCTCCCTCGAGCAAGTCACCTCTACTACAAGAAAAGCCGCTTCGCAAATGGCCACTGTCGCAGCGAGTCTCGATCGATGTAGTGTCCCCGGACGGGCGATTCAAGGGGCACTTCCCCATGGCCAACTCGAATTCGGAATGGGAATACACAACGAGCCGGGTGTCAAGCGTGAAGAAATTACGAGCCTTGAGGTTACAGTTGAGAAGGCTTTGAGCATGATGTTTATTCCCAAAGCCAATATGTGGCAACCAGGAAAGGGGCAGCGGGTAGCTTTGATGGTCAACAACCTGGGCGGCTTAAGTGTCTTGGAGATTGGTGTTGTTGCAGACGAGGTGGTAAAGCAGCTGGCTCAACGAAACATACATATCGAAAGGAGTCTTGTCGGCACCTTCATTACGTCTCTCGATGGATCTGGCTTCTCTGTCACTCTACTGTTGCTCGACGATGAGTTGACGGACTTGCTTGACACTCCCACTACAGCGCCTGCTTGGCCACGTTCGATTCACGGCTGGGCAACAGACGCGGAGTCTGTATCGAAGCGTGAGACCATAGTCCCTGTTGCGGAGGTCAATACTAGGGAGACAGGAGTCAAAG TCCCGACATCACTTGTCAAGGTTCTCATCGAGTCAGTAGCACGAACAACAGCAAGAGATGAGCCCAAAATCACAGAATATGATACGCTTGCAGGCGATGGAGACTGTGGAGAGACACTTCTGAATGGAGTCACTG GTCTCGTAAAAGAGTTCGAAAACGACGACGCAGTTTCTCTCGACATTGGCCAAATTTTCCGCCGAACAGCAATAACCGCAGAAAGGAGTATGGGCGGCACGTCGGGTGCTATCTacgccatcttcctcaacgcTGTAGCGAACCGACTCTTAGAATTGACTGTcaactcttcctcgtctACAGTCTCCGAGTTCATACAACAAGCTCTTCAGAGCGGCCTAGACGAGCTATGCAGATACACGCCCGCACGAATCGGCCACCGCACACTAATGGACGCACTTATACCATTCGTCAAGAACTACTCCCTGGGTGGCTCACTAAGGGCTGCTCTGGTAGAGGCGCGGAAGGGCGCTGAGAGTACACGGAAGATGGTAGCGGCCCTAGGGCGGGCAAGCTACGTTGGACAGGGCAGATTCGACGAGGAGGGCGGCATTCCTGACCCTGGAGCTCTTGGTGTTGTAAGTATTCTCGAAGGTCTTTGCGATGGATTGGATATTCGAGCCAATTGA
- a CDS encoding related to TOB3 (member of AAA-ATPase family), translating into MESSNTTTEPAWIVLPRRTPSQVASFNRKFDREYEAFVQARKSQSNMLQNVGENISDMAWKWKHKLLRRKKSPLDGPLDLEKEYNEEEPEETDYRDPSFGADTVIQTLYEGKHSDPGRNNWDWQDYPPKQMPTAIAKARDRVAIKVYKIKDIQKGAISNRYPLKYHQVDIQNPLLVSAIEPILKKENLHLDVHDIAVFKEPFRPLWFCQDEIRDLYRNTKKEYPLKGYLQLLLRVFDEIFRDLKIKRRNLLDKDLIDFRTAWTLFPRDSTAYSYGMNSEFIAKVDGTEYDTNEGVMQLVLTAKVMAFNGEEFIWRKKSLTINEFAGNKPIRELRHYPFEMHPEKDAIEQRLVSRGRKVLDLQGLTYCSYNGIALHPGESGVEKHNVECRILVDVVGYNKYHLAQGKRENKDPEIEVVDVSRRRHKQDLAEAKPEGKHPKTQQKRLNEEDQTKNKEELLQKPKELAFMTELIGGYALKNKLWVYFYVEDIEPIVWNDQAYSHLVFDEQQKDLVLSFVENHSLANGVNTAMEDVIVGKGQGLIMLLSGPPGTGKTLMAEAIADRTHRPLFYLQAEDLGINAAALGANIKKVFEMATEWNAVILLDEADVFMAERNPNDIHRNELVSIFLRELEYYRGIIFLTTNLYHTIDTAFRSRVSLHLLFKSLTCEARETVWRKFLQRLPENNRITDVTDESTATGSTTPRNDGTEGDAEGEITATYHDKPLDDEDIAELSLWQLNGREIKTAVKMVRSWCDHKGYIMTLSRLENGIKVTSPHSNKDGDVDKDLYE; encoded by the exons ATGGAGTCGTCAAATACGACCACTGAGCCTGCTTGGATCGTTCTACCTCGTCGGACTCCCAGCCAAGTCGCTTCCTTCAACCGTAAATTCGACCGCGAATACGAGGCTTTCGTTCAAGCTAGAAAATCTCAGTCCAACATGCTCCAAAACGTTGGTGAAAACATTTCTGACATGGCATGGAAATGGAAGCACAAGCTTCTCCGCCGCAAGAAGTCTCCTCTCGATGGGccacttgatcttgagaaagaGTACAATGAGGAGGAGCCCGAGGAGACCGACTACAGGGATCCCTCGTTTGGTGCCGACACTGTCATACAAACCCTCTACGAGGGGAAGCACTCGGACCCTGGGAGGAATAATTGGGACTGGCAAGACTATCCACCCAAGCAAATGCCCACGGCCATTGCCAAAGCACGAGATCGTGTTGCCATTAAGGTGTACAAGATCAAAGACATCCAGAAGGGCGCTATCTCAAACCGATACCCTCTCAAGTACCACCAAGTCGACATCCAGAACCCTCTTCTTGTCAGTGCAATCGAGCCTAtcctgaagaaggagaatcTCCATCTTGACGTCCACGATATCGCCGTCTTCAAAGAGCCTTTCCGCCCTCTGTGGTTCTGTCAGGATGAGATCCGAGACTTGTAtcgcaacaccaagaaggaaTATCCGCTAAAGGGATATCTGCAACTGCTCCTCAGAGTTTTTGATGAGATCTTCCGtgatctcaagatcaagcgaCGGAACTTGCTTGACAAGGATCTCATTGACTTCCGAACGGCATGGACTCTATTTCCCAGGGACTCTACAGCCTATAGCTATGGGATGAACTCCGAGTTCATTGCAAAGGTAGATGGTACCGAGTACGACACCAACGAAGGTGTCATGCAGCTCGTCCTGACGGCCAAAGTCATGGCTTTCAACGGCGAGGAGTTCAtctggaggaagaagtcgcTTACGATCAATGAGTTCGCCGGAAACAAGCCGATTCGTGAACTTCGCCATTACCCCTTCGAAATGCACCCAGAGAAAGATGCTATTGAACAGCGCTTGGTGTCTCGCGGTCGCAAGGTTCTTGACCTACAGGGCTTGACGTATTGCTCATACAACGGCATTGCTCTTCACCCAGGAGAATCTGGCGTTGAAAAGCACAACGTGGAATGCCGTATCCTAGTCGACGTGGTCGGATATAACAAATACCACCTTGCCCAAGGAAAGCGTGAAAACAAGGACCCAGAGATTGAGGTAGTCGATGTGTCGCGCCGCCGCCATAAGCAGGATCTCGCCGAGGCCAAACCCGAGGGCAAACACCCCAAGACACAGCAGAAGAGGCTCAATGAGGAGGAccagaccaagaacaaggaagagcttcttcagaagccCAAAGAGCTGGCATTCATGACCGAGCTCATTGGTGGATACGCTTTGAAGAACAAGCTCTGGG TCTATTTCTATGTTGAGGATATTGAGCCGATTGTCTGGAATGATCAAGCGTACTCCCACCTCGTCTTTGACGAACAGCAGAAGGATTTAGTGCTGTCTTTCGTTGAGAATCACAGCCTTGCCAACGGCGTCAACACGGCTATGGAGGATGTGATTGTGGGCAAGGGCCAAGGCCTCATCATGCTTCTGTCTGGCCCCCCTGGAACAGGAAAGACCCTCATGGCCGAAGCGATTGCCGATCGCACCCATCGTCCTCTCTTCTACTTGCAGGCTGAGGATCTAGGTATTAATGCTGCCGCTCTGGGTGCGAACATCAAGAAGGTGTTTGAGATGGCTACCGAGTGGAACGCTGTCATCCTGCTTGACGAAGCGGATGTCTTCATGGCAGAGCGTAACCCCAATGACATTCACCGCAATGAACTTGTCAGCATCTTTCTTCGCGAGCTCGAGTACTATCGcggcatcatcttcctcaccaccaacttGTACCATACCATCGATACTGCGTTCCGCAGCCGAGTCAGCTTGCATCTCCTCTTCAAGTCTCTCACTTGTGAGGCCCGCGAGACCGTTTGGCGCAAGTTCCTCCAACGTCTGCCTGAGAACAACCGAATCACAGACGTCACGGACGAATCTACTGCCACGGGCTCTACCACACCTAGAAACGACGGCACAGAGGGGGATGCTGAAGGAGAGATCACTGCAACCTATCATGACAAGCCgctcgatgatgaggacattGCAGAGTTGTCACTCTGGCAACTCAATGGACGAGAGATCAAGACAGCGGTCAAGATGGTGCGCAGCTGGTGCGATCACAAGGGGTATATCATGACGCTGTCGCGATTGGAGAATGGCATCAAGGTGACAAGCCCCCATTCGAACAAGGATGGCGATGTGGATAAGGATCTTTACGAGTGA
- a CDS encoding related to alpha-1,3-mannosyltransferase yields MHRKVFVLSVPLVCFLLVTASLYLGRDHITRLSEAYLPLHAPSSLKTTSTETIDLPLSTSSDLVDSPVIEEPPSYSTLDTYTTSSIKVYTTPTISSTTSAAPSPTTTKSAIPIANGSVLSTERITPYIHAILDPTSKERPRLQCPPLDTKRYKDLQKKKDTRGDANDQHPIDFFFALNLRNIVDLLPRLMGSIVEAIQFLGPERCALSIVEGNSPDGTADVLVALRPFLEELGITYFYNNSAINPSKGARIRKLAQLRNLALEPLFKKKVPAADDTTVLFINDVAACPDDLLELALQRRKLNADMTCAMDFTYAGPDPTFYDVWVARTLAGDTFFPIPEDGSWDNAWDLFRGNREARMRYDAHLPFQVFACWNGATAFTAAPILNGLRFRDPKKDECFQGEPQLFCKDLWHKGYRKIAVVPSISLEYTDARGKDIKKLKGFTNEVIQHMEEDKAHIEWQYEPPEKVKCMPSFDRQTWLPWDESLKR; encoded by the exons ATGCATCGCAAGGTCTTTGTTCTGAGCGTCCCGCTCGTCTGCTTCTTGTTAGTCACAGCGAGCTTGTACCTTGGCCGAGATCATATAACCAGATTATCTGAGGCATACCTACCGCTTCATGCCCCCTCCTCCCTTAAGACCACGTCTACGGAAACAATAGATTTACCTTTGAGTACCTCGTCAGATTTGGTTGACTCGCCTGTTATCGAGGAACCTCCTTCTTATTCGACCCTCGACACTTACACCACAAGTTCAATCAAGGTATATACTACACCAACCATCTCCTCTACAACTTCCGCAGCgccctcaccaacaacaacaaaatcTGCCATCCCAATCGCAAATG GCTCCGTTCTCTCTACAGAGCGCATCACTCCCTACATTCACGCCATCCTCGATCCCACTTCAAAAGAGCGCCCACGTCTTCAATGCCCTCCCTTGGACACCAAGCGATACAAGGACctccaaaagaagaaggacactCGCGGAGACGCAAACGACCAACATCCaatcgacttcttctttgcaCTTAATTTGCGCAATATTGTagaccttcttcctcgtctcaTGGGCAGCATTGTCGAGGCCATCCAATTCCTTGGACCTGAACGATGCGCCCTCTCAATCGTCGAAGGCAATTCTCCCGACGGAACTGCTGACGTTCTTGTTGCTTTGCGCCCGTTCCTCGAGGAACTTGGAATTACCTACTTTTATAACAACTCTGCGATTAACCCGTCAAAAGGCGCCCGCATTCGCAAGTTGGCCCAATTGCGAaacttggccttggagcCACTGTTTAAGAAGAAGGTTCCAGCGGCGGATGACACTaccgtcctcttcatcaacgatgTTGCTGCTTGTCCCGATGATCTGCTTGAGCTTGCGCTCCAGCGTCGTAAGCTGAATGCCGATATGACCTGCGCCATGGACTTTACCTACGCTGGTCCTGATCCTACATTCTACGACGTATGG GTCGCCAGGACACTTGCTGGAGACACATTCTTCCCCATCCCCGAAGATGGATCATGGGATAATGCCTGGGACTTATTCAGAGGAAACCGAGAAGCACGAATGCGATATGACGCCCATCTTCCTTTCCAAGTCTTCGCCTGCTGGAACGGCGCAACAGCTTTCACGGCCGCCCCGATCCTCAACGGTCTACGATTCCGCGATCCCAAAAAGGACGAATGCTTCCAGGGCGAACCGCAACTATTCTGCAAGGACCTGTGGCACAAGGGCTACCGAAAGATCGCAGTGGTACCTAGCATCAGTCTGGAGTATACAGATGCGAGAggcaaggatatcaagaagttgaagggcTTTACGAATGAGGTTATCCAACATATGGAGGAGGATAAAGCCCATATTGAGTGGCAGTACGAGCCGCCGGAGAAGGTCAAGTGCATGCCGTCTTTTGATCGCCAGACCTGGCTACCGTGGGATGAGTCATTGAAACGATAG
- a CDS encoding related to extracellular cellulase CelA/allergen Asp F7-like, putative produces MKLTSVLLAGPALVAGRYLSDEVTSGTSTHYGGNVSGGNCGFVSYTIPSGIYGTAFSGPNWDNAGVCGNCIEVTGPTGKKIKAMIVDKCNECNKGHLDLFENAFTAVGGTNGLVQTSWRLVSCDITTPLVLRNKEGTSAFWFSMQVRNSNLPVKSLEVSTNSGKTWTGTTRKDYNFFENPSGFQVDTVDVRITSSTGSTIIVKNVGAKASTEYPASGNFA; encoded by the exons ATGAAGCTCACTTCTGTTCTCCTCGCTGGCCCAgctcttgttgctggaagATATCTTAGTGATGAGGTTACCTCTGGAACTTCGACTCACTACGGTGGCAATGTCTCTGGAGGCAACTGTGGCTTTGTCTCCTACACGATTCCCTCTGGCATCTATGGCACTGCTTTCTCTGGTCCCAACTGGGACAATGCTGGGGTTTGTGGCAACTGCATCGAAGTCACCGGCCCAAccggcaagaagatcaaggccatg ATCGTCGACAAGTGTAACGAGTGCAACAAGGGTCACTTGGATCTCTTTGAAAATGCCTTTACTGCTGTTGGTGGCACGAACGGCCTTGTTCAGACCAGCTGGAGACTGGTTTCTTGCGATATCACTACGCCTTTGGTCCTTCGTAACAAAGAAG GTACCAGCGCTTTCTGGTTCAGCATGCAAGTCCGCAACAGCAACCTCCCCGTCAAAAGCCTCGAAGTCAGCACCAACAGTGGAAAGACCTGGACTGGAACGACTCGAAAGGATTACAACTTCTTCGAGAACCCCAGCGGTTTCCAGGTCGATACCGTCGATGTCAGAATCACCAGCTCCACCGGCagcaccatcatcgtcaagaaCGTCGGGGCCAAGGCTTCGACTGAATACCCGGCCAGCGGCAACTTTGCTTAA
- a CDS encoding related to regulatory protein for the arginine catabolic pathway: MNRPSASRARVRSEPIKHKRTRSGCLNCRRKKRKCDESRPACGTCRRRNESCEWGLKIAFRAEHAQCLNARHPSMRKMARRRQPREFEILDVTDEVIRDYNGAETEEEDNETSDDRARTSTSGRSNLIVGARPRAANNTPSGYVSIQRPPVVDISSPTSQRQTQNAVADLLYFSQNGQSHSSVDIDPTLQVSMEAVPIDMIADYPYIDQMQAFTPEGISEDGIFLPGSAYHELHSTLRNHLIQETRSIVPTRSTTPHIEVESSGGVSLEETEVTIPIQEFQPSQTPLLSQQEECSLWKNYFDEIAPWLDKFDRDRHFQQIIPTMSKDNDHLRYSMLALSARQLELKHTLPTNRSLALYQEAIHMLLPHLPTRGTAVIATCVILCVLEMLSCSPKAWQRHLDGCASLMEAVGINGFVGGTEQALFWCFARMDICGGLISSVKTLIPICHWASKTLSIENDVELFRNAPTFEDWANYAVYLTAQVLDLLAASPTDPLRDEAKFRTRWLKLWKYISEWYQERPAPLHPIMTIPSSESSPFPTILYSNPAAMSGNQMHHAASILMLQNQPSTVRLGHASKPRSILWHARQCATAVDCWKMHEPSK; this comes from the exons ATGAATCGTCCCTCCGCATCCCGGGCCCGAGTCCGGTCCGAGCCCATCAAGCATAAGCGTACCCGCTCCGGGTGTCTCAATTGCAGACGCAAGAAGCGTAAATGCGATGAGAGCCGGCCGGCCTGCGGAACGTGTCGTCGTCGCAATGAGTCTTGCGAATGGGGTCTGAAGATAGCGTTTCGAGCCGAGCATGCTCAATGCTTAAATGCGCGGCATCCTTCGATGcggaagatggcgaggaggaggcagCCAAGGGAGTTTGAGATTCTGGATGTGACGGATGAAGTCATTCGTGATTACAATGGTGCTGAgacagaggaggaggacaacGAGACAAGTGATGATCGTGCGCGGACAAGCACTTCTG GTCGCTCAAATCTCATTGTTGGTGCAAGACCTCGCGCCGCAAACAATACGCCAAGTGGCTATGTCTCTATACAGCGACCGCCGGTAGTCgatatctcatcaccaacttcacAGCGACAGACCCAAAACGCCGTAGCCGACCTACTTTACTTCAGCCAAAACGGACAATCTCATTCCTCAGTCGACATTGATCCTACTCTGCAGGTTTCCATGGAGGCGGTCCCAATTGACATGATAGCAGACTATCCTTACATCGACCAGATGCAAGCATTTACCCCTGAGGGCATCTCTGAGGACGGGATCTTCTTGCCAGGCTCTGCATACCACGAATTACACTCGACACTCCGTAATCACCTCATCCAAGAGACGCGGTCAATTGTtccaacaagatcaacaacgCCGCATATAGAGGTTGAAAGCTCAGGGGGCGTCTCCTTGGAAGAGACCGAGGTCACGATCCCAATACAAGAGTTTCAGCCCTCTCAGACACCACTGCTCTCTCAGCAAGAGGAATGCTCGCTTTGGAAGAACTATTTTGACGAAATTGCCCCCTGGCTCGATAAGTTCGACCGAGACCGCCATTTTCAGCAGATTATCCCTACAATGAGTAAAGACAACGACCACTTACGATACTCGATGCTGGCCCTCTCAGCACGACAACTTGAACTTAAGCATACACTACCGACGAATCGTAGCCTGGCCCTCTATCAAGAAGCCATTCATATGCTCCTCCCACATTTGCCGACTCGCGGAACAGCTGTCATCGCCACGTGTGTTATCCTTTGCGTGCTGGAGATGTTGAGCTGTTCACCAAAGGCATGGCAACGCCATCTCGATGGCTGTGCAAGCCTCATGGAAGCTGTTGGCATCAATGGGTTTGTAGGAGGGACGGAGCAAGCCTTGTTCTGGTGCTTTGCGCGTATGGATATTTGTGGTGGGCTCATATCGTCGGTTAAGACTCTCATTCCTATCTGCCATTGGGCGTCCAAGACGTTGTCGATCGAAAACGATGTCGAGCTTTTCAGAAACGCTCCAACGTTTGAGGACTGGGCAAACTATGCTGTGTACCTCACCGCTCAAGTCCTGGATCTGTTAGCTGCCTCCCCTACTGATCCACTTCGCGACGAAGCCAAGTTCCGGACTCGATGGCTCAAGTTGTGGAAGTATATATCTGAATGGTACCAAGAGCGCCCAGCTCCATTGCATCCCATCATGACAATCCCTTCGAGCGAGTCCTCCCCATTTCCAACGATTTTGTACTCGAACCCTGCTGCCATGTCAGGGAATCAAATGCATCACGCAGCATCGATCCTTATGCTGCAGAACCAACCCTCGACAGTACGGCTAGGACATGCGTCCAAACCAAGAAGTATCCTTTGGCATGCAAGACAG TGTGCAACCGCTGTGGATTGCTGGAAGATGCATGAGCCATCCAAGTGA